In Streptomyces sp. NBC_00483, a single window of DNA contains:
- a CDS encoding Zn-ribbon domain-containing OB-fold protein: MSADTAGAAGADVRFDVPEPDAFTQPYWDAAAGGRLLLRHCGSCGRDHHYPREFCPFCWSEDGRWADASGRATLYTWSVVHRNDLPPFGGRTPYTAAVVDLAEGPRMMTEIVDCAEADLRMGMDLTVDFREGGEGFAVPVFRPAV; the protein is encoded by the coding sequence GTGAGTGCTGACACCGCCGGTGCCGCTGGGGCCGACGTACGTTTCGATGTTCCCGAGCCCGATGCCTTCACGCAGCCCTACTGGGACGCGGCCGCCGGGGGGCGGCTGCTGCTCAGGCACTGCGGGAGCTGCGGGCGTGACCATCACTATCCGCGCGAGTTCTGTCCGTTCTGCTGGAGCGAGGACGGGCGGTGGGCGGACGCGAGCGGCCGGGCCACGCTCTACACGTGGTCCGTCGTGCACCGCAACGATCTGCCGCCCTTCGGGGGCCGCACCCCGTACACCGCCGCCGTCGTCGACCTCGCCGAGGGGCCGCGGATGATGACGGAGATCGTGGACTGCGCGGAGGCCGACCTGCGGATGGGGATGGACCTGACGGTCGACTTCCGGGAGGGCGGGGAGGGCTTCGCGGTACCGGTGTTCAGGCCTGCGGTGTAG
- a CDS encoding DoxX family membrane protein has product MDAIGLSGAEWLAVLRIGLGLWWLESWRHKDKKGWFERGTGIAWAADVAGKHKWNAVRSGFEVVVKPRPKTMAYVVVYAELALGVGLILGFLTPIALVGGLLLNLLYFTLMIHDWAEQGQNAMMGLISLVALFAMSWQSWSLDHAIGLFS; this is encoded by the coding sequence ATGGACGCGATAGGGCTCAGCGGCGCCGAGTGGCTCGCCGTGCTGCGCATCGGGCTCGGCCTGTGGTGGCTGGAGAGCTGGCGGCACAAGGACAAGAAGGGCTGGTTCGAGCGCGGGACGGGGATCGCCTGGGCCGCGGATGTGGCCGGCAAGCACAAGTGGAACGCGGTGCGCAGCGGCTTCGAGGTCGTAGTGAAACCGCGGCCGAAGACGATGGCGTACGTCGTGGTGTATGCCGAACTCGCCCTGGGGGTCGGCCTGATCCTCGGGTTCCTGACGCCGATCGCGCTGGTCGGCGGGCTGCTGTTGAATCTGTTGTATTTCACGCTCATGATCCATGACTGGGCCGAGCAGGGGCAGAACGCGATGATGGGCCTGATCTCGCTCGTCGCGCTGTTCGCCATGTCCTGGCAGTCCTGGTCCCTCGACCACGCGATCGGACTGTTCTCGTGA
- a CDS encoding GNAT family N-acetyltransferase, producing MTTSRARTGEWLLTSALDEFDEQAGELLASDPALHTVALSVTARMRASGWARDGARFGVWTGPGGKADGYFFWTPPYFLYVALPGEDAGREDAGRKEAAGALVDAVAELPLDGANGALESTAALAGAWRERHPGARAERVMRQRLFRLGELTPPKSLPEGGARIAGGTDRDLLVDWHMAFETEAHPRDAASREQAEAWADERIAYGGVTLWEDGGDPVSMAGLTLGSLGTVRVAPVYTPPALRGRGYAAAVTAEVSRAARAEGAEEVLLFTDISNPTSNALYQRLGYRPVREFAVWEFRR from the coding sequence ATGACGACCTCACGGGCACGCACCGGCGAGTGGCTGCTGACGTCGGCCCTCGATGAATTCGACGAACAGGCAGGGGAGTTGCTGGCCTCCGACCCGGCCCTGCACACGGTGGCGCTCAGCGTCACCGCGCGCATGCGGGCGTCCGGCTGGGCGCGTGACGGCGCGCGCTTCGGGGTGTGGACGGGTCCCGGCGGCAAGGCGGACGGCTACTTCTTCTGGACGCCGCCGTACTTCCTGTACGTGGCGCTGCCCGGCGAGGACGCGGGCCGCGAGGATGCGGGCCGCAAGGAAGCGGCGGGCGCCCTGGTCGACGCCGTCGCCGAACTCCCGCTCGACGGTGCGAACGGCGCGCTGGAGTCGACCGCCGCCCTCGCCGGGGCCTGGCGCGAACGGCATCCCGGCGCGCGGGCCGAGCGCGTGATGCGGCAGCGGCTGTTCCGGCTCGGCGAGCTCACGCCACCGAAGAGCCTGCCCGAGGGCGGGGCGCGGATCGCGGGCGGGACCGACCGGGACCTCCTCGTGGACTGGCACATGGCCTTCGAGACGGAGGCGCACCCGCGCGACGCCGCGTCGCGGGAGCAGGCCGAGGCCTGGGCCGACGAGCGCATCGCCTACGGCGGCGTCACCCTCTGGGAGGACGGCGGCGATCCTGTCTCGATGGCGGGCCTCACCCTCGGATCGCTGGGCACCGTCCGGGTCGCCCCCGTCTACACGCCGCCCGCGCTGCGCGGCCGGGGGTACGCGGCCGCCGTCACAGCCGAGGTCAGCCGGGCCGCGCGGGCCGAGGGCGCCGAAGAGGTACTGCTCTTCACGGACATCTCCAACCCGACGAGCAACGCCCTCTACCAACGCCTCGGCTACCGGCCGGTCCGGGAGTTCGCGGTGTGGGAGTTCAGGCGCTGA